A genomic stretch from Erigeron canadensis isolate Cc75 chromosome 9, C_canadensis_v1, whole genome shotgun sequence includes:
- the LOC122583649 gene encoding serine/threonine-protein kinase Nek1-like — protein sequence MSFPKEFQHLKISLEVLEDATNNFSDANLIGHGGFGKVYKGKILLTSVLTTVAIKRLDRSFGQGTPEFLKEIVMLCQYKHPNIVSLLGFCDEGGEKILVYEYLSNKSLDLYLSSTNLSWHNRLFICHGVARGLQYLHEPLEGSHHQRILHRDIKSANILLDRKWTPKIADFGLSKVGPANQHFTFVIDNAVGTPGYCDPLYARTGFLTKESDVYSFGVVLFEVLCGRLACVQDHSDIRKWLAALARKCYEEKKLDTIIHSGIRKTISPKSLERFSAIAYQCLHINREERPSMAKIAEEIDLAWRYQALADMKLPEVPMKEIEVATDNFKTCLWETHQYQFYKGELSISGGKPTMVFIKRFRDRSRDIHDFLCQLIYRSYPLPPATISVHGYCDEERRKIIIHEYAERGSLDQYISRHNNTTCITLTWLQRLQVCVGAAHGLHQLHNQRIFQKALRSTNILLDNKWVAKVCDFMISSSTGLDVVAAKHVYSAPEYMLSGKISSQADVYSFGIVLFEVLCGRLCIEEVDGDMLSAQLVKELYEKKKLEEIVDPVLRAQMIGAYFVDRYSAIAYRCLLDDPQERPTMDVVIKELEDLLSTEVVFEKPGKELREHARAAEERADAAEERAKAAEERAKAAEERAKVATEKEKKIQAQMELTKEELRREQILRKQLEEQMNGSDYVI from the exons ATGTCTTTCCCTAAAGAATTCCAGCATCTCAAAATTTCACTCGAAGTTTTAGAAGATGCCACCAACAATTTTAGTGACGCCAACTTAATCGGGCATGGAGGATTTGGAAAAGTTTACAAAGGAAAAATTCTCCTAACTAGTGTGCTCACCACAGTTGCTATAAAGCGTTTAGATAGATCATTTGGGCAGGGAACTCCCGAGTTTTTGAAAGAGATAGTGATGCTTTGTCAATACAAACATCCTAATATTGTCTCCCTCCTAGGCTTTTGTGACGAGGGAGGTGAGAAAATACTCGTCTATGAGTATCTATCTAACAAAAGTCTGGACTTATACCTAAGTAGCACCAATCTCTCTTGGCATAACCGCCTTTTTATATGCCATGGAGTTGCAAGGGGACTACAATATCTTCATGAACCCTTAGAGGGGAGTCATCATCAAAGAATCTTGCATCGTGATATCAAGAGTGCAAATATATTGTTGGATCGCAAGTGGACACCTAAGATAGCAGACTTTGGTTTGTCTAAAGTTGGTCCTGCTAACCAACATTTTACTTTTGTTATTGACAATGCAGTAGGCACGCCTGGCTATTGTGATCCACTATATGCGCGTACAGGCTTCTTGACCAAAGAATCCGATGTCTATTCGTTTGGTGTTGTTTTGTTCGAAGTTCTTTGTGGAAGACTTGCTTGTGTACAAGATCACAGTGATATTCGCAAATGGTTGGCGGCATTGGCACGAAAGTGCTATGAAGAAAAGAAATTGGATACAATCATTCACTCTGGTATTAGAAAAACAATTTCGCCGAAGTCTTTAGAAAGGTTTTCAGCAATAGCTTATCAATGTTTGCACATAAATCGTGAAGAACGACCATCAATGGCTAAAATCGCAGAAGAGATTGACCTTGCATGGAGATATCAA GCACTTGCCGACATGAAACTGCCAGAAGTGCCTATGAAAGAGATAGAAGTAGCGACCGATAACTTTAAAACGTGTCTTTGGGAAACTCATCAATATCAGTTTTACAAAGGGGAACTTTCCATTTCAGGAGGAAAACCTACAATGGTCTTTATAAAGAGGTTTCGTGACCGTTCACGAGACATACATGATTTTTTGTGTCAACTTATTTACCGTTCTTATCCATTGCCCCCGGCCACGATCTCTGTTCATGGTTATTGTGACGAGGAAAGGAGAAAAATTATTATTCACGAATATGCAGAGCGTGGAAGCTTAGACCAGTATATAAGCAGGCATAACAATACCACTTGTATAACTCTTACCTGGCTCCAAAGACTTCAAGTATGTGTTGGTGCAGCTCATGGATTACATCAACTGCATAATCAACGCATATTCCAGAAAGCATTAAGAAGTACAAATATTTTGCTAGATAACAAGTGGGTTGCTAAAGTTTGTGATTTTATGATATCAAGTTCAACAGGTTTAGATGTGGTTGCTGCTAAACATGTTTACAGTGCACCAGAATACATGCTTAGTGGTAAAATTTCGAGTCAAGCAGATGTATATTCTTTTGGCATAGTATTATTTGAAGTTCTGTGTGGAAGGTTGTGCATCGAAGAGGTGGATGGAGACATGTTATCAGCCCAACTCGTCAAAGAGTTGTATGAAAAGAAGAAACTTGAGGAGATTGTTGATCCCGTTTTAAGAGCACAAATGATTGGCGCATATTTCGTGGACAGATATTCAGCAATTGCATATAGATGCTTGTTGGATGATCCACAAGAACGACCTACTATGGATGTCGTCATAAAAGAGCTTGAAGATTTATTGAGTACCGAGGTGGTATTTGAGAAGCCAGGCAAAGAACTAAGGGAGCATGCAAGAGCTGCAGAGGAGCGTGCAGATGCTGCAGAGGAGCGGGCAAAAGCTGCAGAGGAGCGGGCAAAAGCTGCAGAGGAGCGGGCAAAAGTTGCCACGGAGAAGGAAAAGAAGATACAAGCCCAGATGGAATTAACAAAGGAAGAACTTAGACGTGAGCAGATTTTGAGGAAACAATTGGAAGAGCAGATGAATGGGTCTGATTATGTTATTTGA
- the LOC122582107 gene encoding translin — protein sequence MKSIFRTALIATNNTLTHRSLNPNHPIITTPSYHLNLTTAVNRRTIFSTSMAATGESSPTSAVVEKQFDEFRLRLEESGSLRDRIKAVATEIESITRMMHSSLLLVHQSRPIPEVLEKAKAQIDELKQLFSRLAEIVRESPGQYYRYHGDWRNETQQVVSLLAFMHWLETGNLLVHVEVEEKLELNASEFGLDVEDYLIGICFMSNELPRYVVNQVTAGDYDCPRKVLKFLTDLHASFRLLNLRNDLLRRKFDGMKYDLRKVEEVFYDVKIRGLASKGDLKDQAAQET from the exons atgaaGTCAATTTTCCGGACCGCATTAATAGCCACCAACAACACACTAACCCACCGTTCCTTAAACCCTAACCACCCTATCATCACTACTCCTTCATATCATCTGAATCTCACCACCGCCGTCAACCGCCGCACCATTTTCTCAACTTCAATGGCAGCCACCGGCGAGTCCTCACCTACTTCCGCTGTTGTGGAAAAACAATTCGATGAATTCCGTCTCCGGTTGGAAGAATCCGGAAGCTTACGTGACAGAATCAAAGCTGTTGCGACGGAAATCGAATCTATTACAAGAATGATGCATTCTAGCCTTCTTCTTGTTCATCAATCTCGGCCCATTCCTG AGGTTCTAGAAAAGGCCAAGGCTCAGATTGACGAACTGAAGCAATTGTTCAGTCGTCTAGCAGAAATCGTCCGGGAAAGTCCTGGTCAATACTATAG GTACCATGGTGATTGGAGGAATGAGACCCAACAGGTGGTCTCTCTTCTTGCTTTTATGCATTGGCTAGAGACGGGAAACCTTTTAGTACATGTGGAAGTGGAGGAAAAACTAGAGT TGAATGCTTCAGAATTTGGTCTCGATGTTGAAGACTATCTTATTG GAATCTGTTTTATGTCAAATGAACTG CCGAGGTATGTGGTGAACCAAGTTACAGCTGGTGACTACGATTGCCCCAGAAAGGTCCTAAAGTTTTTAACTGACCTTCATGCCTCGTTTCGGTTGCTTAATCTCAGGAATGATCTTTTGAGGAGAAAGTTTGATG GCATGAAATATGATTTGCGAAAAGTTGAGGAAGTGTTTTATGATGTGAAAATTCGTGGGTTGGCTTCCAAAGGCGACCTAAAAGACCAAGCTGCACAAGAAACTTAG